A single Biomphalaria glabrata chromosome 2, xgBioGlab47.1, whole genome shotgun sequence DNA region contains:
- the LOC106063839 gene encoding uncharacterized protein LOC106063839, with product MTSLCFEMHRYINAKVQLCSKIHHVPAAMLCVFFYILQAFVLDYYLINFLNFLYICFLVADFFVLVALVVSIIYGSTKMDRQRSAELAQTRMMFSLSWVSWLLINMNSSAKIIIIIEYNAWPLEKDPSFFGPNVFKTAIALSSCIFLFLLATQHDACLGSERRTYISDLTDNVIFDILDTVDILEVFFDKDDRALLWDGLEEVILTQATMNLLWPTVPLITLSRTHFGLDKPQRPMMYLHRLLVVLVVNIPNLLTRMVLWNGMSVDISPFTLKNIILIGIAMYEFYEHKREKLEDSRLNSLEIGNFQQKNVKRRNLGSLTDQTLKPLSNVPKISIKLKETAEKQVSEDNVESEINK from the coding sequence ATGACTTCACTGTGTTTTGAAATGCATAGGTACATCAATGCCAAAGTGCAGCTTTGCTCCAAGATCCATCACGTTCCAGCGGCCatgttgtgtgtttttttctacATCTTGCAGGCGTTTGTTCTAGACTACTACCTTATTAATTTCCTCAATTTCTTGTATATCTGCTTCCTGGTGGCAGATTTCTTCGTCCTTGTTGCTCTGGTAGTCAGCATCATCTACGGAAGCACCAAAATGGATCGGCAGAGGTCTGCGGAGCTGGCACAGACTCGAATGATGTTCAGTTTGTCTTGGGTCTCCTGGCTACTCATTAACATGAACTCAAGTGCCAAGATTATAATCATTATCGAATACAACGCCTGGCCTTTAGAGAAAGACCCTTCCTTTTTTGGGCCCAACGTCTTCAAAACCGCCATCGCTCTAAGTAGCtgcatctttctctttctgttggCCACACAGCACGACGCTTGCCTGGGAAGTGAGAGGCGGACGTACATCTCAGATCTGACGGACAATGTCATCTTCGATATTTTAGACACCGTGGACATCCTGGAGGTTTTTTTCGACAAAGACGACCGAGCACTGCTCTGGGACGGGCTGGAGGAGGTTATTCTGACGCAAGCGACCATGAACCTTCTTTGGCCCACCGTTCCTCTTATCACTCTCAGTCGAACCCACTTCGGGCTGGACAAACCACAAAGGCCGATGATGTATCTTCATCGTCTTCTGGTGGTGCTGGTGGTCAACATACCCAATCTTCTGACCAGGATGGTTCTCTGGAATGGTATGAGCGTGGACATCTCTCCTTTCACTCTCAAGAACATCATACTGATCGGCATAGCCATGTATGAGTTTTATGAGCACAAGAGGGAAAAACTGGAGGATTCAAGGCTGAACTCTCTAGAGATTGGAAACTTTCAGCAGAAGAATGTTAAGAGACGGAATCTAGGCTCCCTAACAGACCAGACCCTAAAGCCACTTTCCAATGTGCCAAAAATTAGCATAAAGCTGAAAGAGACCGCGGAAAAGCAAGTATCAGAAGACAATGTAGaatctgaaataaataaatga